Proteins from one Capricornis sumatraensis isolate serow.1 chromosome 2, serow.2, whole genome shotgun sequence genomic window:
- the SDR39U1 gene encoding epimerase family protein SDR39U1 isoform X5: MGSRERGKEGWNAAFQKEVLSSRLETTQTLARAIAKAPQPPQAWVLVTGVAYYQPSLTAEYDEDSPGGDFDFFSNLVTKWEAAARLPGDSTRQVVVRSGVVLGRGGGAIGHMLLPFRLGLGGPIGSGHQFFPWIHIRDLAGILAHALETSHVQGILNGVAPASSTTNAEFARALGTALGRPAFIPLPSAVVQAVFGQERAVMLLEGQKVVPRRTLAAGYQYSFPELGAALKEVIA, translated from the exons ATGGGCTccagggaaagagggaaggaagg GTGGAATGCAGCCTTTCAAAAAGAAGTTCTCAGCAGCCGCCTGGAGACCACCCAAACGCTGGCTAGAGCCATAGCCAAGGCCCCACAACCCCCCCAGGCCTGGGTCTTAGTCACAGGTGTAG CTTACTACCAGCCCAGCCTGACTGCGGAGTACGACGAGGACAGCCCAGGAGGGGATTTCGACTTTTTTTCCAACCTCGTAACCAAATGGGAAGCTGCAGCCAGGCTTCCTGGAGATTCTACACGCCAAGTGGTGGTGCGCTCCG GGGTTGTGCTGGGTCGTGGAGGCGGTGCCATTGGTCATATGCTGTTGCCTTTCCGCCTGGGCCTGGGGGGCCCCATTGGCTCAGGTCACCAGTTCTTCCCCTGGATTCACATCAGAGACCTTGCGGGAATCCTGGCCCATGCCCTTGAAACAAGCCATGTGCAGGGGATCCTGAACGGAGTGGCTCCTGCCTCCTCCACTACCAATGCTGAGTTTGCCCGGGCCTTGGGCACAGCCTTGGGCCGCCCAGCCTTCATCCCTCTCCCCAGTGCCGTAGTACAAGCTGTCTTTGGACAAGAACGCGCCGTCATGCTGCTGGAGGGCCAGAAGGTGGTTCCACGGCGGACACTGGCTGCTGGCTACCAGTATTCTTTCCCAGAGCTGGGGGCTGCCTTGAAGGAAGTCATAGCCTAA
- the SDR39U1 gene encoding epimerase family protein SDR39U1 isoform X2 has translation MRVLVGGGTGFIGTALTQLLKARGHEVTLISRKPGPDRITWDDLTTSGLPRCDAAVNLAGENILNPLRRWNAAFQKEVLSSRLETTQTLARAIAKAPQPPQAWVLVTAYYQPSLTAEYDEDSPGGDFDFFSNLVTKWEAAARLPGDSTRQVVVRSGVVLGRGGGAIGHMLLPFRLGLGGPIGSGHQFFPWIHIRDLAGILAHALETSHVQGILNGVAPASSTTNAEFARALGTALGRPAFIPLPSAVVQAVFGQERAVMLLEGQKVVPRRTLAAGYQYSFPELGAALKEVIA, from the exons ATGCGAGTTCTTGTGG GTGGCGGGACGGGCTTCATTGGGACAGCCCTAACCCAGCTGCTGAAGGCCAGGGGCCACGAAGTGACGTTGATCTCCCGAAAGCCAGGGCCAGATCGGATCACGTGG GATGATCTCACGACGTCGGGGTTGCCCCGCTGCGATGCTGCAGTCAACCTGGCGGGAGAGAACATCCTCAACCCTCTCCGCAG GTGGAATGCAGCCTTTCAAAAAGAAGTTCTCAGCAGCCGCCTGGAGACCACCCAAACGCTGGCTAGAGCCATAGCCAAGGCCCCACAACCCCCCCAGGCCTGGGTCTTAGTCACAG CTTACTACCAGCCCAGCCTGACTGCGGAGTACGACGAGGACAGCCCAGGAGGGGATTTCGACTTTTTTTCCAACCTCGTAACCAAATGGGAAGCTGCAGCCAGGCTTCCTGGAGATTCTACACGCCAAGTGGTGGTGCGCTCCG GGGTTGTGCTGGGTCGTGGAGGCGGTGCCATTGGTCATATGCTGTTGCCTTTCCGCCTGGGCCTGGGGGGCCCCATTGGCTCAGGTCACCAGTTCTTCCCCTGGATTCACATCAGAGACCTTGCGGGAATCCTGGCCCATGCCCTTGAAACAAGCCATGTGCAGGGGATCCTGAACGGAGTGGCTCCTGCCTCCTCCACTACCAATGCTGAGTTTGCCCGGGCCTTGGGCACAGCCTTGGGCCGCCCAGCCTTCATCCCTCTCCCCAGTGCCGTAGTACAAGCTGTCTTTGGACAAGAACGCGCCGTCATGCTGCTGGAGGGCCAGAAGGTGGTTCCACGGCGGACACTGGCTGCTGGCTACCAGTATTCTTTCCCAGAGCTGGGGGCTGCCTTGAAGGAAGTCATAGCCTAA
- the SDR39U1 gene encoding epimerase family protein SDR39U1 isoform X1, which yields MRVLVGGGTGFIGTALTQLLKARGHEVTLISRKPGPDRITWDDLTTSGLPRCDAAVNLAGENILNPLRRWNAAFQKEVLSSRLETTQTLARAIAKAPQPPQAWVLVTGVAYYQPSLTAEYDEDSPGGDFDFFSNLVTKWEAAARLPGDSTRQVVVRSGVVLGRGGGAIGHMLLPFRLGLGGPIGSGHQFFPWIHIRDLAGILAHALETSHVQGILNGVAPASSTTNAEFARALGTALGRPAFIPLPSAVVQAVFGQERAVMLLEGQKVVPRRTLAAGYQYSFPELGAALKEVIA from the exons ATGCGAGTTCTTGTGG GTGGCGGGACGGGCTTCATTGGGACAGCCCTAACCCAGCTGCTGAAGGCCAGGGGCCACGAAGTGACGTTGATCTCCCGAAAGCCAGGGCCAGATCGGATCACGTGG GATGATCTCACGACGTCGGGGTTGCCCCGCTGCGATGCTGCAGTCAACCTGGCGGGAGAGAACATCCTCAACCCTCTCCGCAG GTGGAATGCAGCCTTTCAAAAAGAAGTTCTCAGCAGCCGCCTGGAGACCACCCAAACGCTGGCTAGAGCCATAGCCAAGGCCCCACAACCCCCCCAGGCCTGGGTCTTAGTCACAGGTGTAG CTTACTACCAGCCCAGCCTGACTGCGGAGTACGACGAGGACAGCCCAGGAGGGGATTTCGACTTTTTTTCCAACCTCGTAACCAAATGGGAAGCTGCAGCCAGGCTTCCTGGAGATTCTACACGCCAAGTGGTGGTGCGCTCCG GGGTTGTGCTGGGTCGTGGAGGCGGTGCCATTGGTCATATGCTGTTGCCTTTCCGCCTGGGCCTGGGGGGCCCCATTGGCTCAGGTCACCAGTTCTTCCCCTGGATTCACATCAGAGACCTTGCGGGAATCCTGGCCCATGCCCTTGAAACAAGCCATGTGCAGGGGATCCTGAACGGAGTGGCTCCTGCCTCCTCCACTACCAATGCTGAGTTTGCCCGGGCCTTGGGCACAGCCTTGGGCCGCCCAGCCTTCATCCCTCTCCCCAGTGCCGTAGTACAAGCTGTCTTTGGACAAGAACGCGCCGTCATGCTGCTGGAGGGCCAGAAGGTGGTTCCACGGCGGACACTGGCTGCTGGCTACCAGTATTCTTTCCCAGAGCTGGGGGCTGCCTTGAAGGAAGTCATAGCCTAA
- the SDR39U1 gene encoding epimerase family protein SDR39U1 isoform X3: MRVLVGGGTGFIGTALTQLLKARGHEVTLISRKPGPDRITWNAAFQKEVLSSRLETTQTLARAIAKAPQPPQAWVLVTGVAYYQPSLTAEYDEDSPGGDFDFFSNLVTKWEAAARLPGDSTRQVVVRSGVVLGRGGGAIGHMLLPFRLGLGGPIGSGHQFFPWIHIRDLAGILAHALETSHVQGILNGVAPASSTTNAEFARALGTALGRPAFIPLPSAVVQAVFGQERAVMLLEGQKVVPRRTLAAGYQYSFPELGAALKEVIA; the protein is encoded by the exons ATGCGAGTTCTTGTGG GTGGCGGGACGGGCTTCATTGGGACAGCCCTAACCCAGCTGCTGAAGGCCAGGGGCCACGAAGTGACGTTGATCTCCCGAAAGCCAGGGCCAGATCGGATCAC GTGGAATGCAGCCTTTCAAAAAGAAGTTCTCAGCAGCCGCCTGGAGACCACCCAAACGCTGGCTAGAGCCATAGCCAAGGCCCCACAACCCCCCCAGGCCTGGGTCTTAGTCACAGGTGTAG CTTACTACCAGCCCAGCCTGACTGCGGAGTACGACGAGGACAGCCCAGGAGGGGATTTCGACTTTTTTTCCAACCTCGTAACCAAATGGGAAGCTGCAGCCAGGCTTCCTGGAGATTCTACACGCCAAGTGGTGGTGCGCTCCG GGGTTGTGCTGGGTCGTGGAGGCGGTGCCATTGGTCATATGCTGTTGCCTTTCCGCCTGGGCCTGGGGGGCCCCATTGGCTCAGGTCACCAGTTCTTCCCCTGGATTCACATCAGAGACCTTGCGGGAATCCTGGCCCATGCCCTTGAAACAAGCCATGTGCAGGGGATCCTGAACGGAGTGGCTCCTGCCTCCTCCACTACCAATGCTGAGTTTGCCCGGGCCTTGGGCACAGCCTTGGGCCGCCCAGCCTTCATCCCTCTCCCCAGTGCCGTAGTACAAGCTGTCTTTGGACAAGAACGCGCCGTCATGCTGCTGGAGGGCCAGAAGGTGGTTCCACGGCGGACACTGGCTGCTGGCTACCAGTATTCTTTCCCAGAGCTGGGGGCTGCCTTGAAGGAAGTCATAGCCTAA
- the SDR39U1 gene encoding epimerase family protein SDR39U1 isoform X6 has product MALTTHGEIPKCYSSAAYYQPSLTAEYDEDSPGGDFDFFSNLVTKWEAAARLPGDSTRQVVVRSGVVLGRGGGAIGHMLLPFRLGLGGPIGSGHQFFPWIHIRDLAGILAHALETSHVQGILNGVAPASSTTNAEFARALGTALGRPAFIPLPSAVVQAVFGQERAVMLLEGQKVVPRRTLAAGYQYSFPELGAALKEVIA; this is encoded by the exons ATGGCTCTGACTACCCATGGAGAGATTCCCAAG TGCTATTCCTCGGCAGCTTACTACCAGCCCAGCCTGACTGCGGAGTACGACGAGGACAGCCCAGGAGGGGATTTCGACTTTTTTTCCAACCTCGTAACCAAATGGGAAGCTGCAGCCAGGCTTCCTGGAGATTCTACACGCCAAGTGGTGGTGCGCTCCG GGGTTGTGCTGGGTCGTGGAGGCGGTGCCATTGGTCATATGCTGTTGCCTTTCCGCCTGGGCCTGGGGGGCCCCATTGGCTCAGGTCACCAGTTCTTCCCCTGGATTCACATCAGAGACCTTGCGGGAATCCTGGCCCATGCCCTTGAAACAAGCCATGTGCAGGGGATCCTGAACGGAGTGGCTCCTGCCTCCTCCACTACCAATGCTGAGTTTGCCCGGGCCTTGGGCACAGCCTTGGGCCGCCCAGCCTTCATCCCTCTCCCCAGTGCCGTAGTACAAGCTGTCTTTGGACAAGAACGCGCCGTCATGCTGCTGGAGGGCCAGAAGGTGGTTCCACGGCGGACACTGGCTGCTGGCTACCAGTATTCTTTCCCAGAGCTGGGGGCTGCCTTGAAGGAAGTCATAGCCTAA
- the SDR39U1 gene encoding epimerase family protein SDR39U1 isoform X4 — protein MRVLVGGGTGFIGTALTQLLKARGHEVTLISRKPGPDRITWDDLTTSGLPRCDAAVNLAGENILNPLRRWNAAFQKEVLSSRLETTQTLARAIAKAPQPPQAWVLVTGVAYYQPSLTAEYDEDSPGGDFDFFSNLVTKWEAAARLPGDSTRQVVVRSDLAGILAHALETSHVQGILNGVAPASSTTNAEFARALGTALGRPAFIPLPSAVVQAVFGQERAVMLLEGQKVVPRRTLAAGYQYSFPELGAALKEVIA, from the exons ATGCGAGTTCTTGTGG GTGGCGGGACGGGCTTCATTGGGACAGCCCTAACCCAGCTGCTGAAGGCCAGGGGCCACGAAGTGACGTTGATCTCCCGAAAGCCAGGGCCAGATCGGATCACGTGG GATGATCTCACGACGTCGGGGTTGCCCCGCTGCGATGCTGCAGTCAACCTGGCGGGAGAGAACATCCTCAACCCTCTCCGCAG GTGGAATGCAGCCTTTCAAAAAGAAGTTCTCAGCAGCCGCCTGGAGACCACCCAAACGCTGGCTAGAGCCATAGCCAAGGCCCCACAACCCCCCCAGGCCTGGGTCTTAGTCACAGGTGTAG CTTACTACCAGCCCAGCCTGACTGCGGAGTACGACGAGGACAGCCCAGGAGGGGATTTCGACTTTTTTTCCAACCTCGTAACCAAATGGGAAGCTGCAGCCAGGCTTCCTGGAGATTCTACACGCCAAGTGGTGGTGCGCTCCG ACCTTGCGGGAATCCTGGCCCATGCCCTTGAAACAAGCCATGTGCAGGGGATCCTGAACGGAGTGGCTCCTGCCTCCTCCACTACCAATGCTGAGTTTGCCCGGGCCTTGGGCACAGCCTTGGGCCGCCCAGCCTTCATCCCTCTCCCCAGTGCCGTAGTACAAGCTGTCTTTGGACAAGAACGCGCCGTCATGCTGCTGGAGGGCCAGAAGGTGGTTCCACGGCGGACACTGGCTGCTGGCTACCAGTATTCTTTCCCAGAGCTGGGGGCTGCCTTGAAGGAAGTCATAGCCTAA